CGCGCTCGGCAACGCCGACCACCTGCTGGCGCTGGCCCTGCTGCGGCGGGCGCGGGTGCGCCCCGACGCCGTGCGCTTCGCCGTGCTGGGCCCCAACCTCTTCGACGCCCTGCGCGTGGGGCACGTGGACGCCGGCATGGTGCAGGAGCCGGCGGCGACGCTCCTGGTCCGCGCCGGCGGGCGGGTGCTGGTGAACCTGATGGACCTGGAGCAGGCGCGCCGCCATCTCGGCGGTCCCTACGAGTTCATGGGCGTCGCGGTCCGCCGCGAGGAGTGGGCGCGTCGCGAGGGGGAAATGCGGGCCCTGGCGCGGGCGCTCACCCGCAGCCTCCGTCTGATCCACTTCGGCACCCCGCGGCTCGTCGTGGAGGCGCTGCCGCCTGCCCTGATCGCCGGAGGTGACCGCGCCCTCTTCGAGGAGATCCTGGCCCGTCACCGCCGCTCCCTCTACCCCCAGGACGGGCGGATCCAGTGGGACGCGGCGCGGCGGGTGCTCTTCGTCCAGCAGCAGTCGGGCGTGCTCCCCGGTACCGTCGACCTGGCCGACCTCCTCAGCAACGCCGTGGTGGAGCGCCTGTGACCGGCCTCCAGGTCCGCGACCTGACGGCGGCCTACGGGGCGCACCCGGTGCTGGCCGGCCTGACGCTGGAGGTCCCGCCGGGGGCGTTCGTCGGCCTGGTGGGCCCGTCAGGGTGCGGGAAGTCCACCCTGCTGCGCTGCCTGGCCGGCCTCGTGCGGCCGTCGGGCGGGCAGATCGTGCTCACCGGCGCTCCTGACGGTGCCCGCCCGTCGGTCGGCATCCTCTTCCAGGAGGACGCGCTGCTCCCGTGGCGCACCGCGCGGGAGAACGTCGCCCTGGGCCTGCGCATCCAGGGGATGCCGGCGCGTCGGGCCGCGGCCGAAGCCGTGGCGTGGCTGCGGCGCGTGGGGCTCGGAGGGTTCGAGGAGCACTACCCCGCGGAGCTCTCCGGCGGCATGAAGAAGCGCGTCGCCCTCGCCCAGGTGCTGGCGCCGCGCCCCCGCGTGCTCCTCATGGACGAGCCCTTCGCCAACCTGGACGCCATCGTGCGCCACCTGGTGGAGGCCGACGTCCTGGCCCTGACCGCGGAGGAGGGGCTGACGGTGCTGCTGGTGACCCACGACCTGGAGGAGGCGCTGCTGCTCTCTGACCGGGTGGCGGTGATGTCGGCCGGGCCGGCCGCCCGCATCGTCAGCGTGTACGACGTGCCCTTCCCCCGGCCGCGGGACCTGATGGCGGTGCGGGTGGAGCCGGCCTTCGGCCGCCTGCTCCAGGCGGTGTGGGAGGACCTGCGCCGCCAGGTGGCCCGTCAGGGTTGGGGCGCCCGCGTCTGACCCGCACATGCGACGCCCGGTCGCCCTGGTGCTGCTCCTGAGCCTCTGGGAGGGCGCGAGCCGCTCCGGGTGGGTACACCCCACGGTGTTGCCCCCGCCCACGACGGTGGCCCGGGTCCTGGGCGAGCTGGTGGCCGGCGGCGAGATCTGGCCGCACCTCCAGGTGACGGTGACCGAGGCGCTGGGCGGGCTGGGGCTGGGGATCGCCCTGGGTGCCGTGCTGGGCCTCATCGCCGCCTTGCTCCGTCCGGTGGCCGAGGTGCTGGAGCCGGCCATGGCGCTCCTCAACGCCGTCCCGCGGGTGATCCTGGCGCCGCTGTTCGTCATCTGGCTCGGCATCGGCGTCGCCTCGAAGGTGGCGCTCAGCTTCCTGTTGGTCATGGTGATGGTCTTCTTCGCCGTCTACACCGGCATCCGTGAGGTGGACCCGCGCCTGGTGGAGCGGGTGCGCACGCTGGGCGGCGGGCCCACCCACCTGGTGCGGGAGGTCTACGTGCCGTCGGTGACCGCCTGGTTCCTGAGCACCTTGAAGGTGGCGGTGGGCTTCGCCTTCACCGGGGCCGTCGTGGGGGAGTTCGTCGCGGCCAGCCGGGGCGTGGGCTACATCCTCTCCTTCGCCCAGAGCACGTACAACGCACCGCTGGTGCTGGCGCTGATCCTGCTGGTCGTCGCCGTCATCCTCGCCCTCTTCACCCTCTTCGAGCGGCTGGAGCGTGTCTGGCTGCGCTGGAAGCCCGAGTACCGGCCGACCCGCCGGGTCAATGCGGTGCGCAGATAACCCCCGTCAAACCACGCGAAGCTGGGGAAATCGCCCGGCGGCCACGCGGGCCAACTGTTCGTCCACGGTCCACAGCTCACACCCACGCAGTTCTGCCACCGCCAGGTAGACGGTGTCGTAGGTGGTCGGCCGCCCCAGGACGGCGGC
The window above is part of the Armatimonadota bacterium genome. Proteins encoded here:
- a CDS encoding ABC transporter substrate-binding protein, with translation MKGGPAIPGPAASRRPVTTDCCQALEALVPVGPLSRRAFLARLAGLTLAGLAWPRRVWAQERRKVTLGFCGQLLCVVPYEVARHHGYFAEQGLDVELVYFRGGSAAMQALVGGAVDYAATSFDVALAAYARGARIVRFFTTGRLPLFALATAPGMAGQLRTVADLRGRTVGVSALGNADHLLALALLRRARVRPDAVRFAVLGPNLFDALRVGHVDAGMVQEPAATLLVRAGGRVLVNLMDLEQARRHLGGPYEFMGVAVRREEWARREGEMRALARALTRSLRLIHFGTPRLVVEALPPALIAGGDRALFEEILARHRRSLYPQDGRIQWDAARRVLFVQQQSGVLPGTVDLADLLSNAVVERL
- a CDS encoding ABC transporter ATP-binding protein; the protein is MTGLQVRDLTAAYGAHPVLAGLTLEVPPGAFVGLVGPSGCGKSTLLRCLAGLVRPSGGQIVLTGAPDGARPSVGILFQEDALLPWRTARENVALGLRIQGMPARRAAAEAVAWLRRVGLGGFEEHYPAELSGGMKKRVALAQVLAPRPRVLLMDEPFANLDAIVRHLVEADVLALTAEEGLTVLLVTHDLEEALLLSDRVAVMSAGPAARIVSVYDVPFPRPRDLMAVRVEPAFGRLLQAVWEDLRRQVARQGWGARV
- a CDS encoding ABC transporter permease, whose amino-acid sequence is MRRPVALVLLLSLWEGASRSGWVHPTVLPPPTTVARVLGELVAGGEIWPHLQVTVTEALGGLGLGIALGAVLGLIAALLRPVAEVLEPAMALLNAVPRVILAPLFVIWLGIGVASKVALSFLLVMVMVFFAVYTGIREVDPRLVERVRTLGGGPTHLVREVYVPSVTAWFLSTLKVAVGFAFTGAVVGEFVAASRGVGYILSFAQSTYNAPLVLALILLVVAVILALFTLFERLERVWLRWKPEYRPTRRVNAVRR